Proteins co-encoded in one Siniperca chuatsi isolate FFG_IHB_CAS linkage group LG11, ASM2008510v1, whole genome shotgun sequence genomic window:
- the LOC122884012 gene encoding calpain-1 catalytic subunit-like, whose translation MYPAGGISASIYANRLRAEGMGSKEQAVLFSNQDYEALKQQCVESGCLFEDPCFPAEPPSLGFKELAPYSSKTRDVEWMRPTELTDDPQFIVGGATRTDICQGALGDCWLLAAIASLTLNERLLHRVVPHGQSFQDDYAGIFHFQFWQFGEWVDVVIDDRLPVKDGELMFVHSAEGNEFWSALLEKAYAKLNGSYEALSGGSTTEGFEDFTGGVSEMYELRKAPRDLHRIIDKALQRGSLLGCSIDITSAFDMEAVTFKKLVKGHAYSLTGLKEVNFRGNMERLIRIRNPWGQVEWTGAWSDNSSEWDEIDPSEREDLHLKMEDGEFWMSFSDFKRQFSRLEICNLTPDALSEDSLSHWNTMKFYGTWRRGSTAGGCRNHPNTFWINPQYKITLLEEDDDPEDDEVACSFLVALMQKDRRRYRRHGQDMHTIGFAVYEIPEEYRGCQNVHLKKNFFLSNSSCARSETFINLREVSTRLRLPPGEYLIVPSTFEPSKEADFVLRVFTEKQSETEELDDEISANLVDDEEVTEDDIDDSFKSMFAQLAGEDMEISIRELRTILNRVVTRHKDLKTDGFSLESCRTMVNLMDKDGSARLGLVEFQILWNKIRNWLVVFRQFDLDKSGAMSSYEMRLAVEAAGFKLNNRLNEILVARYAENEMIDFDNFICCLVKLEAMFRYFQQFDKEGSGVAEMNITEWLYLTMCG comes from the exons ATGTATCCAGCTGGAGGGATATCTGCAAGTATATACGCCAACAGGCTGCGGGCAGAAGGCATGGGCTCAAAAGAGCAGGCTGTGCTCTTCTCCAACCAGGATTATGAGGCACTGAAGCAACAATGTGTGGAGTCGGGCTGCCTGTTTGAAGACCCCTGTTTCCCTGCTGAGCCTCCATCCCTGGGCTTCAAGGAGCTCGCCCCCTATTCCTCCAAAACTAGAGATGTGGAGTGGATGAGGCCCACG GAACTGACAGATGACCCTCAGTTCATTGTGGGTGGTGCCACCAGAACGGACATTTGTCAGGGAGCGCTGG GTGACTGCTGGCTCTTAGCGGCCATCGCCTCTCTCACCCTGAATGAGAGGCTTCTCCACCGGGTTGTCCCACATGGGCAGTCCTTCCAAGATGACTATGCTGGAATCTTTCACTTTCAG TTCTGGCAGTTTGGCGAATGGGTAGACGTTGTGATAGACGACAGACTGCCTGTCAAAGACGGGGAGCTGATGTTTGTCCACTCTGCTGAGGGCAATGAATTCTGGAGTGCGCTCCTGGAGAAGGCTTATGCCAA GCTGAACGGCTCCTATGAGGCTCTGTCTGGAGGAAGCACCACTGAAGGGTTTGAGGACTTCACAGGTGGTGTGTCTGAGATGTACGAGCTCCGCAAAGCTCCCAGAGATCTGCACAGGATAATAGACAAAGCTCTGCAGAGAGGCTCTCTGCTGGGCTGCTCTATCGAT ATCACCAGTGCCTTCGACATGGAGGCTGTTACGTTCAAGAAGCTTGTGAAGGGCCACGCCTACTCACTCACTGGACTGAAGGAG GTCAATTTCCGTGGCAACATGGAACGCCTAATCCGAATACGTAACCCTTGGGGCCAGGTGGAGTGGACTGGTGCCTGGAGTGACAA TTCCTCTGAATGGGATGAGATTGACCCTTCTGAACGAGAGGACCTGCATCTTAAAATGGAAGACGGGGAGTTTTG GATGTCGTTCAGTGATTTCAAGAGGCAGTTTTCTCGGCTAGAGATCTGTAACTTGACGCCTGACGCTCTGAGTGAGGACAGTCTCAGCCACTGGAACACCATGAAGTTCTACGGCACGTGGAGGAGAGGCAGCACCGCTGGAGGCTGCAGGAACCATCCCA ACACGTTTTGGATCAACCCTCAGTATAAGATCACGTTgctggaggaggatgatgacCCGGAGGACGATGAGGTGGCGTGCAGTTTTTTAGTAGCTCTCATGCAGAAGGACCGCCGCAGATATCGCCGCCATGGTCAGGACATGCACACCATTGGCTTTGCTGTCTATGAG ATTCCGGAGGAG TACAGAGGCTGCCAGAATGTCCATTTGAAGAAAAATTTCTTTTTGAGCAATTCATCGTGTGCTCGCTCGGAGACCTTCATTAACCTGCGAGAGGTGAGCACGCGGCTTCGTCTGCCTCCTGGAGAGTACCTCATCGTCCCCTCCACCTTTGAGCCCAGTAAAGAGGCTGACTTTGTCCTCAGAGTCTTCACTGAGAAGCAATCAGAAACAGA AGAACTGGATGATGAAATCTCTGCCAATTTAGTTGATGAC GAGGAAGTAACTGAAGACGACATTGACGACTCTTTTAAGTCTATGTTCGCTCAGCTAGCAGGAGAG GACATGGAGATTTCTATTCGCGAGCTTAGGACCATCTTAAACAGAGTCGTCACCCGGC ACAAAGATCTGAAGACTGATGGCTTCAGTTTGGAATCATGTAGGACCATGGTCAACCTGATGGAT AAAGATGGTAGTGCCCGTTTAGGGCTGGTGGAGTTTCAGATCCTCTGGAACAAGATCCGAAATTGGCTG GTCGTTTTTAGACAGTTTGACCTTGACAAGTCAGGGGCCATGAGTTCGTACGAGATGCGTCTTGCTGTGGAGGCAGCAG GTTTTAAACTGAATAACAGACTGAATGAGATTCTGGTAGCCCGGTATGCAGAGAATGAGATGATCGACTTTGACAACTTCATCTGCTGCTTGGTCAAGCTTGAAGCCATGTTTA GGTATTTCCAGCAGTTCGACAAGGAGGGGTCAGGAGTGGCTGAGATGAATATCACAGAG TGGCTTTACCTGACAATGTGTGGTTGA
- the cfl1l gene encoding non-muscle cofilin 1-like yields MASGVKVADGVKDIYNAMKVVKTDADQTERMRLVVLHISGTSIDVEKIFREKDLEDVDDVYKFFLGLLDVKHCRYILYDCHFETKESSKKEELVFFMWAPDTAPIKEKMNYASSKEAIRKVLTGIKHELQVNELSDCSDRDAFAEKLGKGVIKVEGHPVRS; encoded by the exons ATG GCCTCTGGAGTAAAAGTCGCTGACGGAGTGAAGGACATCTACAATGCTATGAAAGTAGTGAAAACAGATGCTGATCAGACGGAGCGTATGAGATTGGTGGTGCTTCACATCAGTGGCACTTCTATTGACGTGGAGAAAATTTTCCGGGAGAAAGATCTGGAAGACGTGGATGATGTCTACAAGTTCTTCCTGGGTCTGCTGGATGTTAAACATTGCcgctacatactgtatgactgCCACTTTGAAACCAAGGAATCAAGCAAAAAAGAAGAACTGGTCTTTTTTATGTG GGCTCCTGACACAGCACCcatcaaagaaaaaatgaaCTATGCTAGCTCAAAAGAAGCCATTAGGAAGGTCCTGACAG GTATCAAACATGAGCTGCAGGTGAATGAGTTATCAGATTGCAGCGACAGGGATGCTTTTGCAGAAAAACTGGGGAAAGGCGTAATCAAAGTTGAGGGCCACCCTGTGAGGTCTTGA
- the LOC122884013 gene encoding calpain-2 catalytic subunit-like translates to MTSTADRVAHQQMREQGIGTNQQAVKFSQQDYETLRQQCLQNGCLFEDACFPAERKSLGYKELGPYSSKTRSVVWKRPTELCSDPKFIDDGATRMDICQGILGDCWLLAAIASLTLDEQILARVVPSGQSFTEDYAGIFHFQFWQFGEWVDVVVDDRLPTQDGKLLFVHSAEGSEFWTALLEKAYAKVHGCYEALSGGNTIEGFEDFTGGIAEVYTLDKAPPKLFQIMKKALSLGSLMGCSIDITSAYETEAVTALKLVKGHAYSVTCAEEVNIRGKLVQLVRIRNPWGQVEWTGPWSDGSSEWNNVSKDEKSKLNHVAEDGEFWMSYSDFIRHFSKLEICNLTPDTLTSDDVSRWNHYQFEGMWRVGSTAGGCRNHAATFCSNPQFVVRLEDVDDHPLDGKDGCTFLVGLMQKDGRQLKKLDRNLETIGFAIYKVPDQYKGSSNVHLGPDVLLRERPVAMSSAFINTREVCDRFKLPPGEYAIIPSTFHPHKNGNFILRVFSEKKATASPLEKDIDAQIEEKEVSESDVDPNFKRLFKQIAGTDMEVSVFELVEILNNIVSHRSDIKTDGFSLETGRLIVSLLDKDESTKLGLMEFHLLWSKIQKYLVIFKKYDTDNSGTMSSHEMRGAATEAGFSINSAVLQAIVSRYADAQYAIDFDSFVGCLIKLEMLFKIFKALESADSKKIELDMQQWLCLAIY, encoded by the exons ATGACATCCACGGCAGATCGAGTGGCCCATCAGCAGATGAGGGAACAAGGCATTGGCACCAACCAGCAAGCAGTGAAGTTCTCCCAGCAGGATTATGAGACTCTGCGCCAGCAGTGTCTGCAGAATGGATGCCTGTTTGAGGATGCCTGCTTTCCAGCTGAGCGCAAATCACTGGGCTACAAGGAGCTGGGACCATACTCATCCAAGACCAGGAGCGTTGTGTGGAAGAGGCCAACG GAGCTGTGCTCAGACCCAAAGTTCATTGATGATGGAGCCACAAGGATGGACATTTGCCAAGGAATCCTGG GTGACTGCTGGCTTCTGGCTGCAATAGCCTCTCTGACTCTAGACGAGCAGATCCTGGCTCGTGTGGTGCCCTCTGGACAGAGTTTCACCGAAGATTATGCCGGGATATTTCACTTTCAG TTCTGGCAGTTTGGTGAGTGGGTGGATGTGGTGGTCGATGACCGTTTACCCACTCAAGACGGAAAGCTGCTGTTTGTTCACTCAGCGGAGGGCTCAGAGTTCTGGACCGCGCTGCTGGAGAAGGCCTATGCTAA GGTGCATGGCTGCTATGAGGCCCTGTCAGGAGGAAACACTATTGAGGGTTTTGAGGATTTCACAGGAGGAATCGCAGAAGTATACACTTTAGACAAGGCTCCACCAAAGCTCTTCCAAATCATGAAGAAGGCCCTGAGCCTGGGTTCACTGATGGGCTGCTCCATTGAT ATCACCAGTGCTTATGAGACAGAGGCAGTGACAGCTCTCAAACTTGTCAAAGGACATGCATACTCAGTCACTTGTGCAGAAGAG GTTAATATTAGAGGCAAACTGGTTCAGCTGGTTCGGATCAGGAACCCATGGGGTCAGGTGGAGTGGACTGGGCCTTGGAGTGATGG TTCCAGTGAATGGAACAACGTCAGTAAGGATGAGAAATCAAAGTTGAACCATGTGGCTGAAGATGGAGAGTTCTG GATGTCCTATTCAGACTTCATCAGGCATTTCTCCAAGCTGGAGATCTGTAACTTGACCCCAGACACGCTCACGAGTGACGATGTGAGCCGCTGGAACCACTACCAGTTTGAAGGGATGTGGAGGGTCGGCTCCACTGCTGGCGGTTGCCGCAATCACGCAG CCACATTCTGTTCCAACCCTCAGTTTGTGGTGCGTCTGGAGGATGTGGACGATCATCCTCTGGATGGGAAGGATGGGTGCACCTTTCTGGTGGGGCTTATGCAAAAGGATGGACGACAGCTGAAGAAGCTTGACCGCAACCTTGAGACCATTGGCTTTGCCATTTATAAG GTCCCAGATCAG TACAAAGGCAGCAGCAATGTTCACCTCGGTCCGGATGTCCTGCTGCGAGAGAGACCTGTGGCCATGAGCAGCGCCTTCATCAACACACGGGAAGTGTGCGACCGCTTCAAACTTCCTCCAGGAGAATATGCCATAATTCCCTCAACCTTCCACCCCCACAAGAATGGCAACTTCATCCTCAGGGTGTTCTCAGAGAAGAAGGCTACAGCCAG tccacTGGAGAAGGACATTGATGCTCAAATAGAGGAG AAGGAGGTATCTGAGAGTGATGTGGATCCTAATTTCAAGCGCCTCTTCAAGCAGATTGCTGGCACT gACATGGAGGTATCAGTCTTTGAACTGGTTGAAATTTTGAACAACATTGTCTCTCACC GGTCTGATATCAAGACAGATGGCTTCAGCCTTGAGACGGGGCGCCTAATTGTCAGTCTGCTGGAT AAAGATGAAAGTACCAAGTTGGGACTGATGGAATTCCACTTGCTTTGGAGCAAAATCCAGAAATACCTG GTGATCTTCAAGAAGTATGACACGGACAACTCTGGCACCATGAGCTCCCACGAGATGAGAGGCGCCGCCACTGAAGCAG GTTTCAGCATCAACAGTGCTGTGCTGCAGGCCATTGTCAGTCGTTATGCTGATGCTCAGTATGCCATAGACTTTGACAGTTTTGTAGGCTGTCTCATTAAACTGGAAATGCTCTTCA AAATATTTAAAGCTCTGGAAAGTGCTGACTCAAAGAAGATTGAGCTGGATATGCAACAG TGGCTGTGCCTGGCGATCTACTAA